A single genomic interval of Hevea brasiliensis isolate MT/VB/25A 57/8 chromosome 4, ASM3005281v1, whole genome shotgun sequence harbors:
- the LOC110633106 gene encoding major allergen Pru ar 1-like, with protein sequence MGVLTYEAEVATGIPPTKMFKVFVLDADNIIPKILPQAIKSIEILEGNGGPGTIKKTTFAEGSEFKYVKNKIEAIDKDTFTYSYSSIEGEPWIDTLEKIYYEVKIVPSADGGSICKTTSKYYPKGDAEINEALIKAGEEKIMAMFKVIEAYLLANPDAYN encoded by the exons ATGGGTGTTCTGACTTATGAAGCAGAGGTTGCTACTGGAATCCCTCCAACCAAGATGTTCAAGGTCTTTGTGCTTGATGCTGACAACATTATCCCTAAGATTCTGCCTCAGGCCATTAAGAGCATAGAGATCCTTGAAGGAAATGGAGGGCCTGGAACTATTAAGAAGACTACCTTTGCGGAAG GAAGCGAATTCAAGTATGTGAAGAACAAGATTGAAGCAATAGACAAAGACACTTTCACTTATTCCTACAGTTCCATTGAAGGAGAACCATGGATAGATACATTAGAGAAAATTTATTATGAGGTTAAAATAGTACCGTCTGCTGATGGGGGATCCATTTGCAAGACCACAAGCAAATACTACCCAAAGGGTGATGCTGAGATCAATGAAGCTCTTATCAAGGCCGGTGAAGAAAAAATAATGGCAATGTTCAAGGTTATTGAAGCCTACCTCTTGGCAAATCCTGATGCCTACAACTAA